The genomic window GACGCGGCGCTGCCCGGCTGGCGCGCGAAGACCGCGAAGGAACGCGCCGCGCTGCTGCGCCGCTGGTTCGAGCTGATCGTCGCGCATAGCGACGACCTGGCGACACTGATCACCGCCGAATGCGGCAAGCCGCTCGCCGAGGCGAAGGGCGAGGTGGCCTACGGTGCCGCCTTCGTCGAGTGGTTCGCCGAGGAGGCAAAACGCGCTTACGGCGAGACGATCCCGCCGGTCGCCGGCGACAAGCGCCTGCTGACGATCAAGCAGCCGATCGGCGTCTGCGCCGCGATCACGCCGTGGAACTTCCCGCTGGCGATGATCACGCGCAAGGTGGCGCCGGCGATCGCCGCCGGCTGCACGGTGGTGATCAAGCCGGCCGAGCAGACGCCGCTGACCGCGCTGGCGCTGGCGCGGCTGGCGCACGAGGCGGGCCTGCCGCCGGGCGTGGTCAACGTCGTCACCGGCGACCCGGTGGCGATCGGCGGCGAACTCACCGCGAGCCCGGTCGTCCGCCACCTGTCGTTCACCGGCTCGACCGAGGTCGGCCGGCTGCTGATGGCGCAGTGCGCGCCGACGATCAAGAAGCTGTCGCTCGAACTCGGCGGCAACGCGCCGTTCATCGTCTTCGACGACGCCGACCTCGACGCCGCGGTCGACGGGCTGATCGTCGCCAAGTACCGCAACACCGGCCAGACCTGCGTCTGCGCCAACCGCGTGCTGGTCCAGTCCGGCGTCTATGAGGAATTCGCGGCGAAGCTGGCGGCGAAGGTGGCGGCGCTCAAGGTCGGCCCCGGCAGCGAGCCCGGCGTCGTCCAGGGGCCGCTGATCGACGCCGCCGGGCTGGCCAAGGTCGAGGCGCACCTCGCCGACGCCGTCGCCCACGGCGCGCGCGTGCTCACCGGCGGCAAGCGCCACGCGCGCGGCGGCACCTTCTTCGAGCCGACCGTGCTCGCCGGCGTCACGCACCGGATGCTGGTGGCGCGCGAGGAAACCTTCGGCCCGGTGGCGCCGCTGTTCGCATTCGACACCGAGGCGCAGGCGATCGAGATGGCCAACGCCACCGAATTCGGACTCGCCGCCTACTTCTACTCGCGCGACGTCGGCCGCGTCTTCCGCGTCGGCGAGGCGCTGGAATACGGCATGGTCGGCGTGAACACCGGGCTGATCTCGAACGAGGTGGCGCCCTTCGGCGGCGTCAAGCAGTCCGGCATCGGCCGCGAGGGCTCGAAGTACGGGCTGGAGGAGTATCTGGAGATCAAATACCTCTGTCTCGCGGTCTAGGAAACCACAATGTCGCAGATCGAGAGGGTGAAGCGCTGGTATCGCTGGGGGCATTGGCTCGATACCCCGCAGGGACTCTGCGTCCTGCTTTTCGTCCCGGTCTGCATCGCTGCCGCACTGTCGGCGGCATTCTGGCCGGCAGAGCCCCGGCCGCTTTTCCTGTCGGCTGGCCCAGCCCTGTTTCTGCTGACGCCACTGCTCGCGTTTATTTACTTCGTGTGGTTCGGGGGACCGACCTATGCGTCGTCGTGGTTGGCTACGCTGGCCGTGCTGTGCGTCATTCTCGGCCCGTTCGTAATTCCTTTCTTCCGTTCGCTGTAACCGCCGGCAGCGGCGGCGGGGATGGCCCCCGCCACCTGACCACCTCAGAACTGCAGCAGGTCGAACTTCGTCAGCGTCACGTTCTTCGACACCACCGGCGCGTTGGCCAGGTGCCAGGCGGTGTATTGCTCGCTGTAGGGCGCATCCGACGACATGCCGTCGACCGGGACGATCACCTTCATCCCGCGCAGCGAGGCGCCGCTCGCCGTGTAGAGCACGGCGCCCTGGGCCGCGGTGCCGATCGCGATCACCGTCTGCACGCCGCGTTCCTTCAGGATCTTCTCCAGATCGGTGTTCATGAACTTGTCGACACCGGTCGACACCACCGGCTCGCTGTCGCGCGGGAAGACCTCGGGCAGCGTGTCGGCGCGCTTGCCGGTCGGGCCGGTGGCGAACGCGACCAGCATGCCCCTGGCACGGGCCATCTCCAGCGCCTTCTTCACCGCCGGCAGCTGCGCCATGCAACGCGGCCGGCTGCTGCAGTTCGGGGTGACGAAGTCGAGCATCAAGAGTGCCGTCGTCTTCGCATCGATGCTCACCGGCTTCAGTTCCGGCGGCGGCGGCGCCTTGATGCTGGCCCAGTCGTCGACGATGGTCTGGGCGGCGGCAGCGGCGGCGGAAAGCGTCGTCACGGCGGCGAAAGCAAGGTGGGCGATTCGATGGCGCATGGCAAGTCTCCTCTTCGACGATGCTCCCGGCGGGGGCTGCGTGTATGCTACGTGATTCGGACACGAACAAAGGAGATCAGTTTCATGAACAAGGTGGGTGGCTACAACGTCGAGGACCTGCAAGCGGGGATGACGGCAAGCGTCAGCAAGACCGTGACCGAGGCCGACATCCTGATGTTTGCCGGCGTGTCGACCGACATCAACCCGGCGCACCTCAACGAGGAGTACGCCAAGGACACGCAGTTCGGCGGCCGCATCGCGCACGGCATGCTGTCGGCGAGCTTCATCTCGGCGGTGCTGGCGAACAAGCTGCCCGGGCCGGGCACGATCTACCTCGGGCAGACGCTGAAGTTCAAGGCGCCGGTGCGCATCGGCGATACGGTGACGGCGACGGTGACGGTGAAGGAGGTGGTGCCGGAGAAGAAGCGCTGCGTGCTCGACTCGGTGTGCACGGTGAACGGCAAGACGGTGATCGAGGGCGAGTCGACGATGTATTGCACGTCGGCGAAGGACTGACCGGGACAGGTTCCGGACAATAGGAAACGGGGCCACGGCCCCGTTTTTCACATCAGCACGATGTCGTACTGCTCCTGCGAATAGCTCGGCTCGGCCTGCAGCGAGACCGGCTTCTCGATGAAGTCGGAGAGCATCGCCAGTCCCTGCGACTCTTCGTCGAGGAACAGGTCGACCACCGCCGGCGCGGCAATCACGCGGTACTCGCGGGCGTTGAACTGGCGCGCCTCGCGCAGGAGCTCGCGCAGGATCTCGTAGCAGACGGTGCGCGCGGTCTTCACCTCGCCGCGGCCGTCGCAGGTCGGGCACGGCTCGCACAGCACATGCGCCAGCGATTCGCGCGTGCGCTTACGCGTCATCTCGACCAGGCCGAGTGCGGTGAAGCCGTTCACGGTCAGCCGCGTGTGGTCGCGGGCGAGCGCCTTGTTGAACTCGGCGAGGACCGCCTCGCGGTGCTCGCCGCTGTCCATGTCGATGAAGTCGATGATGATGATGCCGCCGAGGTTCCTCAGCCGCAGCTGGCGCGCGATGGTCTGCGCCGCCTCGAGGTTGGTCTTGAAGATGGTGTCGTCGAAGTTGCGCACGCCGACGAAGCCGCCGGTGTTCACGTCGATCGTCGTCATCGCCTCGGTCTGGTCGATGATCAGGTAGCCGCCGGACTTCAGGTCGACGCGGCGGGCGAGCGCCTTCTGGATCTCGTCCTCGACGCCGAACAGGTCGAACAGCGGCCGCTCGCCGGTGTAGTGCTCGAGCAGCGGCCGCACCGCCGGCGTATAGACGTCGGCGAAGGCGGTCAGCTTCTGGAAGTTCTCGCGCGAGTCGATGACGATGCGCGCCGTGTCCGGATTGACGAAGTCGCGCAGCACGCGCTGCGCGAGGTTCAGCTCCTGGTAGATCAGCGCCGGCGGCGCCGCGGTCCGCGCCTGCGTCTTCAGCTCGGCCCAGATCTTCCTGAGGTAGGCGATGTCGTTGGCGAGATCGGCTTCGGAGGCCCCCTCGGCCATCGTACGCACGATGAAGCCGCCCGGCTCGTCGGCCGGGACCAGCCGGTTCAGTTTCTCGCGCAGGGATTCGCGCTCGGCCTCGTCCTCGATCCGCTGCGAGACGCCGATGTGCTTCTCCTGCGGCAGGTAGACCAGCATGCGGCCGGCCACCGAGATCTGCGTCGACAGCCGCGCCCCCTTGGTCCCGATCGGGTCCTTGATTACCTGCACGAGCAGGCTCTGTCCTTCCGACAGCATGCGCTCGATCGGCCGCGGCGGTTCGCTGCTGCCGTGGCCGTTCGGCCGCGCCTCGAGGATGTCGGCGACGTGCAGGAAGGCAGTGCGCTCGAGGCCGACGTCGATGAACGCCGACTGCATGCCGGGCAGGATGCGCACCACCTTGCCCATGTAGACGTTGCCGACGAGGCCGCGCGAGCTGGTGCGTTCGATGTGCAGTTCCTGCGTGACGCCCTGGTGCATGACGGCGACGCGCGTTTCCTGCGGCGTGAAGTTGATCAGGATCTGTTCTGGCATCGTGAAGTGCGGCGCCGGAGCCGGGCGGCGAGGCGCGTATAATTTCGGGACCGCCCTCATTGTACCGCCCCGCATGAAAACCCCCGAACTCCTCGCCCCTGCCGGCTCGCTGGCGATGCTGCGCACCGCCTTCGCCTTCGGCGCCGGCGCCGTCTATGCCGGCCAGCCGCGCTACAGCCTGCGCGCACGCAACAACGAATTCGGCGACCTGGAGACCTTCGCCGAGGCAGTGCGCGAAACCCACGCCGGCGGCCGGAAACTCTACGTCGTCAGCAACATCTACCCGCACAACGCCAAGGTGCGCACCTACCTCGACGACATGGCGCCGGTGATCGCCATGAACCCGGACGCGCTGATCATGGCCGACCCCGGCCTGATCATGCTGGTCCGCGAGCGCTGGCCGGAGATGCCGGTGCACCTGTCGGTGCAGTCGAACACCGTCAATTGGGCGGCGGTGAAGTTCTGGCAGACGATGGGCCTGTCCCGCGTGATCCTCTCCCGCGAGCTGTCGCTCGACGAGATTGCCGAGATCCGCCAGCAGTGCCCGGAGATGGAACTGGAGGTCTTCGTGCACGGCGCGCTGTGCATCGCCTACTCCGGCCGCTGCCTGCTCTCCGGCTACTTCAACCACCGCGACCCGAACCAGGGCACCTGCACCAACAGCTGCCGCTGGGACTACAAGGTGCAGCCGGCGAAGCCGGACGCCGGCGGCGACGTGTGGCTGATCGAGGAGAAGGAGCGCCCCGGCGAGCTGATGCCGATCGAGGAGGACGAGCACGGCACCTACATCATGAACTCGAAGGACCTGCGCGCGATCGAGCACGTGCAGAAGCTGGTCGCGATGGGCATCGACTCGCTGAAGATCGAGGGGCGCACCAAGTCGCCGTACTACGCGGCGCGTACCTGCCAGACCTACCGCCAGGCGATTCACGATGCCGTCGCCGGCCGCCCGCTCGACCCGGCGCTGCTCGCCCAGCTCGAGGGCCTGGCCAACCGCGGCTACACCGACGGCTTCTACCAGCGCCACCACGACGCCGACTACCAGAACTACCTGCGCGGCCACTCGGAGTCGGCGAGGAGCCTCTACGTCGGCGACGTCGTCGCCTTCGACGCGGCGCGCGGCCTCGCCGAGATCGACGTGAAGAACCGCTTCGCGGTCGGCGACCGGCTCGAACTGGTGCACCCGGCGGGCAACGCCGAGCTCGCGCTCGCCCGGCTGGAGAAGGCCGACGGCACCGTCATCGACGTCGCCCCCGGCAACGGCCACCGCGTCTGGGCGCCGCTGCCGGCCGCCAGCGTCGGCGCCTTCGTCGCCCGCTTCGTCTGAGACGATGTGCGCCGCACATCACGAACAAGTCCCCTTCAGGGATGTCTGAGTTTTCCCGCCCCGAGGAGCCGCCCATGCTTCCGCTTCGCGTCTATGCCATCGACGGCATCGTGCCGGTGGTCGATCCGACCGCCTTCGTCCATCCCAGCGCCGTGCTGATCGGCGACGTGATCGTCGGCCCCGGCTGCTACGTCGGGCCGACCGCCTGCCTGCGCGGCGACTTCGGCCGGCTGATCCTCGAGCGCGGCGCCAACCTGCAGGACAGCTGCGTGATGCACGGCTTCCCCGGCACCGACACGGTGGTCGAGGAGGACGGCCACATCGGCCACGGCGCGGTGCTGCACGGCTGCCGCATCGGCCGCAACGCGCTGGTCGGCATGAACGCGGTGATCATGGACAACGCGGTGATCGGCGAATCGGCGATCGTCGCCGCCTGCGCGTTCGTCAAGGCCGGCATCGAGATTCCGCCGCGCATGCTCGCCGCCGGCATGCCGGCGAAGGTGGTCCGCGCGCTCACCGACGAGGAGATCGCGTGGAAGGTCGACGGCACGCGCACCTACCAGGACCTCGCCCGCCGCTCGCTGGCGACGATGCATGAAACGGCGCCGCTCGCGGCGGTCGAGCCCGGCCGCAAGCGCATCGAACTGCCGGACGTGGTGCCGCTGGTCGAGCTGAAGAAGCGCTGAGCCGCGTGCCGCACGTCTTCGTCGACATTTCGGCGCACGGCCTCGGCCACCTGGCGCAGACGGCGCCGGTGCTCGACGCGCTGGCCGCACGCAGCCCCAGCTTGCGGCTGACGATCCGCAGCGGCCTCGCCGAGGACCGCCTGCGCCTGCGCATCGCGCAGCCCTTCACCCATCTCCCGGCGAGCAGCGACGTCAGCTTCCTGATGCACGACGCGACGCGCGTCGACCGCGAGCGATCGGCCGCCGCCTACCGCGCGGCGCACGCCGACTGGCCGGCGCAGGTCGCGGCGGAAGCGGACTTCCTCACCGCGCTCGCGCCCGACCTGGTGCTCGCCAACGTCTCCGCGCTGCCGCTCGCCGGTGCGCGCGCCGCCGGCATTCCGGCCGCCGCGCTGTGCTCGCTGAACTGGGCCGACCAGTTCGCCTTCCTGTTCGCCGGCGAGGACTGGGCGGCGAGCATCCACGCGCAGCTGCACGCCGCCTACGCCGGCGCCGAGGTCTTCCTGCGCTGCCTGCCGGCGACCGCGATGCCGACGCTGCCGCGGGTCGTCGACCTGCCGCCGATCGCCCGCGTCGGCCGCGCCGAGCACGCGGCGCTGGCCGCCGCGATCGGCGCCGGCGACGAGCGCCTGGTGCTGGTCGGCATGGGCGGCATCGGCTTCGACCTGCCGCTCGCGCAGTGGCCACAGACACCGGGTATCCGCTGGCTGGTGCGCGGCGCGCCCGCCGGGCGACGCCCGGACGTCACCGACTACGGCGCGCTCGGCTGGCATTTCTCCGACCTGCTGGCGTCGGTCGACGCGGTGGTGACCAAGCCCGGCTACGGCATGTTCGTCGAGGCGGCGGCGGCCGGCACGCCGCTGCTCTACCTGCGCCGCGACGACTGGCCGGAGCAGGACGCGTTGATCGACTGGTTAGCGGCGGAGGCGGTCTGTGCCGAACTCGCCGCGGACGATTTCTCCAGCGGCGGTTTCGTGCGCCAGCTAGCCGCGCTGTGGCGGCAGCCGCGGCGCCGGGTCGCGGCAGACGGTGCCGCAGAGGCTGCCAGGCAGCTGCTCGCGCTGCTCGCCGACGACGGAGCGGCGCCGCGGGAAAAGTTCAGAGCGGGTAGTTGAAGCGGCGCAGCAGCTGCGCCGTCTCGAACAGCGGCAGGCCCATGACGCCACTGTAGCTGCCGGCGATGTGCTCGACGAACATGCCGGCGCGGCCCTGGATGCCGTAGGCGCCGGCCTTGTCCATCGGCTCGCCGCTGGCCACGTAGCGGCGGATGTCAGCCGGATCGAGCGCGCCGAAGCGCACCTCGCTGACCGACAGCACCGTTTCGACGCGCGCCTCGCAGCAGACGGTGACTGCGGTCAGCACGCGGTGCGTCCTGCCCGACAGGCGGCCGAGGATGCGCATCGCGTCGGCGGCATCCAACGGCTTGCCGATGATCTCGTTGTCGAACTCCAGCGTCGTGTCGGCGGACAGCACCGGCTGCGGCCGCAGGTGCCGCCAGCCGACGCAGCGCCAGCCGTGCTCGGCCTTGGCGCGGGCGACGCGCTGCACGTAGGCGACCGGGTCCTCGCCGGGTTGCGGCGTCTCGTCGGTCTCGACATCGGCGCGGGTGCCGTCGCGGAACAGCAGCGTGTCGAACTGCACGCCGAGCTGGGTCAGCAGCTCGCGCCGGCGCGGGCTGCGCGACGCGAGGTGGATGCGGGGAGCGAGCAGGCTCACGGACGACTCATCCTTCGCGGTGGTACGGGTGGTTCCTGATCACGCTGGCCGCGCGGTAGAGCTGCTCGCACAGCACCAGCCGCGCCATCGCGTGCGGCAGCGTCAGGCTGGACAGGCGGATCATGTCGTCGGCGCGCGCCTTCAGCTCGGGGTCGAGGCCGTCAGCGCCGCCGATCAGGAAGGCGGTGTCGCCCCCTTCCCGCATCCAGCCCTCCAGGCGCTGCGCCAGCTGCTGCGTGGTCAGGTCCTGGCCGCGCTCGTCGAGCGCGACGACGCGCCCGCAGCCGGCGATCGCCGGCACGATGCGCACCTTCTCGGCGGCAGTCAGCTGTTCACGGGTCCTGCTGCCGCGCGGCTCGGGCTTGATCTCGACGACCGACAGCGGCAGTTCGCGCGGCATGCGCTTGATGTATTCGCTGCAGCCTGCCGCCACCCAGTCCGGCATCTTGTGGCCGACGGCGGCGATCACCAGCTTCATGCAGCGGCGCCGTCTTCTTCGACGGCGAGCCGGCGCTTCGCCGGCCGCGCCGCCCACAGTTCCTCGAGGTTGTAGTGCGCACGGATCGCCGGCTGCATCACATGCACGACGATGTCGCCCAAGTCCACCAGCACCCATTCGCCGTTGTCCTCGCCCTCGACCGAGAGCACCTCGCCGCCGGCCTCGGCGACCTTCTCCTGGACGTTGCGCGCGAGCGCCTTCACCTGGCGGTTGGAGTCGCCGCTGGCGATGACGATGCGATCGAACAGGGAGGTCAGCTTGGTGGTGTTGAGGACTTCGATGTCGCGCCCCTTGATGTCTTCGAGGGCGGATACAACCAGTTTCTGCAGCTTTCTAAGGTCCATCGTGGCGTCGGTAGAGGTGGTGAAGTTCAATATAGTCGATAACCGGCTGCGGCAGCAAATAGCGGGCGCTGCGGCCCTGCGCCAGCAATTCGCGGACCTGCGTCGCGGACACGGCGAGCGGCGTCATCGCGAAGCCGAGCACGCGCCCGGCCGGCGCCGCGGCGAGCGCGGCGGGATCGTCGCCGGGCACGCTGCGCGCCAGGTGTTCGTCGCGCAACGCGGCGGGCAGCGTCGACGCGTGTGCGGCGAGGCCGGCGCGGTGCGCAACGGCGACGTGCGCCAGCGCGAAGATCTCCCGCCAGCGGTGCCAGCCGGCGAGCCCGGCGTAGGCGTCGGCGCCGAGCAGCAGCACCAGCGGCTGCGCCGGACCGAGCTCGCCGCGCAGCCGCTCGAGCGTCGGCACGGTGTAGCTCGCCTCGCCGCTCTCCGCTTCCGCCGGGTCAAGCACGAAGCGCGGGTTGCCGGCGATCGCCAGCTCGACCAGGCGCAGGCGGTGCGCGGCGTCGACCCGCGGCGCCTCGCGGTGGCGCGGCTGGCCGGCGGGGATCCAGCGCACGCAGGCGAGACCGAGCGCGTCGGCGGCCTCCTCGGCCAGCCGCAGATGGCCGACATGCACCGGGTCGAAGGTGCCGCCGAAGACGCCGAGCGGCGACAGTTCAGGCATCAGCGGGCGGCTCGTCCGGCAGCGGCGCCGGCTCGGCGGCGTCGCTGGTCGTGAACACGTCGCGGTAGGTGACGTAGAAGCTGGCGATCACCGTCGGCGCCAGGATCAGCAGCAGCGGCACGATCGCCAGCGAGGTGATGAAGCCGGCCGCCTCCGGCGCCGCCGCGACGAACAGCCCGAGCACGATCCCCGGCAGCACGCCGCCGAAGACCAGCACGCAGGCGCCGTAGGCGAGGAAGGGCTTCCAGTTGCGGACGCAGGCGACGAAGCTGAAGAACAGCGCCTTGCCGGCGTCGAAGCCGTGCCATGCGACCAGCACCGGCGCGTACCACCAGGCCATGATCACCGGCATCATCAGGATCAGCGCGATCTGGGCGGCGGCGATGAAGCCACCGCCGGCAATGTCCTCCTCGCTCGGCTTGTAGCTGCCGATCATGCTCTGCATGAACAGGCCGCCGTCGGCGAGCGACGACGCGGCGAGCACGAACAGCGTCGCCGCCAGGTAGAGCGCGCCGAGCACGTAGAGCGTCTTCTTCTGCAGCCTGAAGCCGGAGAAGAGCACCGGGAAGAGCAGCGCGCGGCCCTGGTCGACGTCGCGGCAGGCATTCATCAGGCCGACCGAGAAGGCCGGGATGGTCAGCGTCGCGAGCACCGGCCCGACCATCGGCAGCGAATTGACGAAGGCGATCAGCAGCCAGTAGCCGAGGATGATCATCGTCAGCTGTGCCGGGTTCTTGCGGAACAGCGCGAAGCCGGCGCCGAGCCAGCTCCAGCCCTGCCGTGCGGTGAGCCTGCGCGCCTGCATCTCAGCAGGTCTCCGCGCGGCGGAAGGAAGGGGGAGCGAAGCGGATCATGTCAGCCAAGAAAGATGTCCTTGTGCGAAGCGTGCAGCGCCCCGATCAGCACCGGGATCAGCACGAAAAAACCGAGCCCCAGCGGCAGCGCCGCGAAGAACGCGAGCACCAGCGCGAGCAGGGCGAAGACGATCATCGCCAGCCAGTTCTTCAGGCTCGCCGCGAAGCTCGCCTGCAGCGCGGCAAGCGGCGCCATGCCGTTGAAGTAGATCAGCGCCGGCGCGAACCACGTCGCCAGCAGCAGCGGGATGCCGAGCAGCAGCTTGAGGACGAAGGCAATGAAGAAGCCGGCCATGCCGATGCCCATCCCCATGCCCGGCTGCCCGGCGATGCCGGCGAGCACCCCGCCGGCGACGCCGCCGCCGGCGACGACCGCCACCACGAGCAGGATCAGCGCCCAGCCGGCCATCAGCAGCAGGCCGAGCATCACCAGCGGACCGCTGTTGCGCTGGAAGCCGGCGAGGAAATCGGCGAGTTCGAAGCGCCCCTCGTCGCCGAGGCGCTGCACCGCGTGCAGCAGGCCGGCGAGCAGCGCCGGCAGCAGCAGCACGGCGACCAGGCTGCCGATCAGCGGTACGATCTGCAGCGCGAAGAAGACGACCAGCAGCAGCACGCTCATCGCCAGCCACTGCCCGGGGTCGGCGGCGAACACCGCCCAGCCCTGGCGCAGCCACTGGAAGGGCGCGTCCGGCGGCACCACCCGCGGTTCGCCGGAGAAGGCGACGGGGGAGAGCGGAAACGGAGTCATGGCCGGGTCTCGTGTGGGAACGGGGAAATGCTAGCCGCGCCCCCGCCCTCAGGCAAGCCGCAGCGGCGCATCGCCGAGCGCACGCCGCGCCAGCAGGATGCGGCGATAGGCGTCCGGATCGCGGACGGTGACCGTCTCGCCCGGCTGCGGGCAATGGAAATCCTCCAGCCGCGACAGCCAGAAGCGCAGCGCCGCGGCGCGCAGCTGGCGCGGCCAGGCGGCGAGTTCGGCGGCGGTGAGCGGCCGCGCCGCGTGGTAGGCGGCGAGCAGCGGCTGCAGGCGGATCGCGTCGAGGCCGCCGTCGTCGTCGCACCAGTCGTTGGCGACGATCGCGAGGTCGAACAGGAAGTCGCCGCGTCCGGCGAAGTAGAAGTCGAGCAGGCCGCCGATCCGGGGCGCATCGCCATCACCGACGAACAGCACGTTGTCGCGGAAGAGGTCGGCGTGGATCACGCCGGCCGGCAGCGCCGCCGCCGGCGCGCCCTGCGCCGCCAGCTCGTCGGCGAGCAGCGCGGCGTCCGCCGCCGGCAAGAGCGGCCGCAGGCGGGCGGCGGTGGCCGCCACCCAGTCGCTGCCGCGCGGATGCGGCGGCGCCGGAAAGTCGCGGCCGGCGAGGTGCAGGCGGGCGAGCGCGGCGCCGGCGGCAGCGCACTGCGCCGGCGTCGGCCGCAGCACCGAGGCGCCGGCCAACCGCGAGAAGAGCGCCGCCGGCCGCCCGTTCAGTTCGCCGAGCAGGCGCCCGTCGCGCATCGGCCGCGGCGCCGGACAGGGGATGCCGTGCTGCGCGAGGTGCGCCATCAGGTCGAGGTAGAACGGCAGCAGCGCGGCGTCGACGCCGCGCTCGAACAGCGTCAGCACGTGCCGGCCGCGTTCGGTGTCGACGAAGAAGTTGGAGTTCTGCACGCCCTCGGCGATGCCGACGAGCGCGGTCGGCGCACCGAGGTCGTAGGCCTCGAGCCAGACGGCGAGCTGTTCGCGGGAGACGGAGGTGAAGACGGACACGTCGCGGAGAAGGATTTCGGCGGTTCAGGGGACCGGCGGACGCGGCGCCGGCCGGCCGGGGCAGCGGGAACTCAGAAGGTCTTGATGATCCACATCGGGACGCGGGTGCGGTCGTCGAGCGTCTCCATGCGCGTGAAGTTGCCGTCGCCCTGGGTATCGACCAGGTAGTACGGAACGCCGTGCGGCGGCGTCACCTTGAGCATGTAGACGCGGCCCTCCATGCGGAACTCCTCGATCGTGTCGCCCTCGCGCTTGCGGATCGTCACCTGCGGCTCGAGCGCCGCGTCGAAGGGAACGATCTCGGGCGGCGGCGGCGGCACCGCCGGCAGCGGTTGCAGGTCGGCGGGCTTGCCGCCCTGGGCGAGGGCGGCGGTGGCGACGAAGGCCAGGAGCGGAAGGAGGCGGCGCATGTGGAATCCCCGGGAATATTCCGGAATTGTATTACAGGTTGAGCAGCATCTCCCGCTCGTCGGCCGACGGCAGGAAGCCGCGGGTCTCGTAGTGCTTGAAGATCGCCTCGACGATCTCCTCCGGCTTGTCGAGCACCTGGATCAGGTCCATGTCCTCCGGCGAGATCATTCCCTCGTCGACCAGGCGGTCGCGGAACCAGTCGATCATGCCGCGCCAGAACGGCGCGTGCACGAGGATGATCGGGATGCAGCGGGTCTTGCCGGTCTGCATCAGCGTCAGCGCCTCCATCAGCTCGTCGAGCGTGCCGAAACCGCCGGGCATCACCACGTAGGCGCTGGCGAACTTGACGAACATGTACTTGCGCGCGAAGAAGTGGCGGAAGGTCTGCGAGATGTCCTGGTAGGCGTTGGAGTGCTGCTCGTGCGGCAGCTGGATGTTGAGGCCGACCGACGGGCTCTTGCCGTGAAAGGCGCCCTTGTTCGCCGCTTCCATGATGCCCGGACCGCCGCCGGAGATCACCGAAAAGCCCGAATCGGAAAGCCTGAGCGCGATCGCCTCGGCCAGTTCGTAGTATGGCGTGCCCGGCTCGACGCGGGCGCTGCCGAAGATCGACACCGCCGGCCGGATCTGTGCCAGGCGTTCGGTGGCGGCGACGAACTCTGCCATAATGCCGAAGATCCGCCAGGATTCGCGCGCCGAGACCGACTGCGCCAGTTTTTCGGGGTCCGCCTGCGGCGGCAATTTCTCTTTTTCGTTCATCGCTCAATCATGTCCGTGCTGCTTCTGGTCGACG from Azospira restricta includes these protein-coding regions:
- a CDS encoding BPSS1780 family membrane protein — encoded protein: MTPFPLSPVAFSGEPRVVPPDAPFQWLRQGWAVFAADPGQWLAMSVLLLVVFFALQIVPLIGSLVAVLLLPALLAGLLHAVQRLGDEGRFELADFLAGFQRNSGPLVMLGLLLMAGWALILLVVAVVAGGGVAGGVLAGIAGQPGMGMGIGMAGFFIAFVLKLLLGIPLLLATWFAPALIYFNGMAPLAALQASFAASLKNWLAMIVFALLALVLAFFAALPLGLGFFVLIPVLIGALHASHKDIFLG
- a CDS encoding BPSS1780 family membrane protein, producing the protein MQARRLTARQGWSWLGAGFALFRKNPAQLTMIILGYWLLIAFVNSLPMVGPVLATLTIPAFSVGLMNACRDVDQGRALLFPVLFSGFRLQKKTLYVLGALYLAATLFVLAASSLADGGLFMQSMIGSYKPSEEDIAGGGFIAAAQIALILMMPVIMAWWYAPVLVAWHGFDAGKALFFSFVACVRNWKPFLAYGACVLVFGGVLPGIVLGLFVAAAPEAAGFITSLAIVPLLLILAPTVIASFYVTYRDVFTTSDAAEPAPLPDEPPADA
- a CDS encoding homoserine kinase, encoding MSVFTSVSREQLAVWLEAYDLGAPTALVGIAEGVQNSNFFVDTERGRHVLTLFERGVDAALLPFYLDLMAHLAQHGIPCPAPRPMRDGRLLGELNGRPAALFSRLAGASVLRPTPAQCAAAGAALARLHLAGRDFPAPPHPRGSDWVAATAARLRPLLPAADAALLADELAAQGAPAAALPAGVIHADLFRDNVLFVGDGDAPRIGGLLDFYFAGRGDFLFDLAIVANDWCDDDGGLDAIRLQPLLAAYHAARPLTAAELAAWPRQLRAAALRFWLSRLEDFHCPQPGETVTVRDPDAYRRILLARRALGDAPLRLA
- the rsfS gene encoding ribosome silencing factor produces the protein MDLRKLQKLVVSALEDIKGRDIEVLNTTKLTSLFDRIVIASGDSNRQVKALARNVQEKVAEAGGEVLSVEGEDNGEWVLVDLGDIVVHVMQPAIRAHYNLEELWAARPAKRRLAVEEDGAAA
- the rlmH gene encoding 23S rRNA (pseudouridine(1915)-N(3))-methyltransferase RlmH; translation: MKLVIAAVGHKMPDWVAAGCSEYIKRMPRELPLSVVEIKPEPRGSRTREQLTAAEKVRIVPAIAGCGRVVALDERGQDLTTQQLAQRLEGWMREGGDTAFLIGGADGLDPELKARADDMIRLSSLTLPHAMARLVLCEQLYRAASVIRNHPYHREG
- a CDS encoding TIGR00730 family Rossman fold protein; the protein is MNEKEKLPPQADPEKLAQSVSARESWRIFGIMAEFVAATERLAQIRPAVSIFGSARVEPGTPYYELAEAIALRLSDSGFSVISGGGPGIMEAANKGAFHGKSPSVGLNIQLPHEQHSNAYQDISQTFRHFFARKYMFVKFASAYVVMPGGFGTLDELMEALTLMQTGKTRCIPIILVHAPFWRGMIDWFRDRLVDEGMISPEDMDLIQVLDKPEEIVEAIFKHYETRGFLPSADEREMLLNL
- the nadD gene encoding nicotinate-nucleotide adenylyltransferase, yielding MPELSPLGVFGGTFDPVHVGHLRLAEEAADALGLACVRWIPAGQPRHREAPRVDAAHRLRLVELAIAGNPRFVLDPAEAESGEASYTVPTLERLRGELGPAQPLVLLLGADAYAGLAGWHRWREIFALAHVAVAHRAGLAAHASTLPAALRDEHLARSVPGDDPAALAAAPAGRVLGFAMTPLAVSATQVRELLAQGRSARYLLPQPVIDYIELHHLYRRHDGP
- a CDS encoding DUF2782 domain-containing protein; translated protein: MRRLLPLLAFVATAALAQGGKPADLQPLPAVPPPPPEIVPFDAALEPQVTIRKREGDTIEEFRMEGRVYMLKVTPPHGVPYYLVDTQGDGNFTRMETLDDRTRVPMWIIKTF